The genomic region TTTTTTCGCTCTCACGCACATACGGCGGGTTTGAAACGATGATGTCGTAGGTGTCAGGCAGCGCCTCAAGGGTCAGTACGTCCGCCTGAAGGGTTTGGAGGCTTACGCCATTCCTTTCGGCGTTTCTTCGGGTGATGGCAAGGGCATTTTCAGAGATATCGAGGGCTGTAACAACGCTATTTTTCAAGTGTTTAGCCAATGAAATCGCAATGCAACCGCTGCCACAGCCTATATCCACAATGCGGATAGGTTTTCCTTCCCTACCTGACCTCTCCCCTACCTCTGTGATGATCCAATCGACGAGCTCTTCGGTTTCCTGTCGCGGGATAAGCACATTTTCATCCACCTCGAAGCTACTTCCGTAGAACTCAGTCGCACCTATTATATATTGTATAGGTCGCTCGGTGGTAAGCTCTTCAATAGCAGCGATAATTTGGCTTTCTGCAACCGTCAAAAGCTGTTGTTGAGGGTTTGCCAGCACCTCGGAGCGGCTCAGGTGGGCATAATGTTCGAGCAAAATAAAATAGAAAGACCTTATCTCGCCTTCGGGATAAAGTCTTTCTATTCTTTTATGGATGTAAATCTGTAAATCTTTAAGCGTCATCGCATTAGTTAAGGCGTATTTGCTGCCCTATACGCAAATTAGCACTCGTCACATCATCGAAATTGTTCAGCGCCATCAACTGTTGCACAGGCACTTGCTGCTCACGCGAAATTTTGTAGAGTGTATCGCCTGCTTGCACCTGATAATAGCCTTGGGCAATGGTCTCAGCCTTTGTTGTAGCTGCTGAAGGCACTGTCATCTGAGTGGGAAGCGTGTTGAGCACAGGCGCAGCCTTCTGCGAAGGAGTTGTAGGCTTTGGTGTAGGCTTCGTTGGGGTTGCTTTCACCACCTGCGGATTGATAACAGGCTTGCGAGCCTCTTTTTCAGCTGTGCTATCTATCTTTTGAGCAACTGCAATAGTGCTATTAGGGTTTTTCTTCACCCCACCACTCTGTGCAATCACTTGGGTATCATATTGATGTAAGTTAAACTGCTTGATAAGGGCAATGAGCTTACGCGCATAGGTTGGGTCAGTGGCGTAACCTGCTTTTCTAAGTCCGTGAGCCCACGCCTCATAGTCGGTAGGGTCAAGCT from Capnocytophaga haemolytica harbors:
- the prmC gene encoding peptide chain release factor N(5)-glutamine methyltransferase, with protein sequence MTLKDLQIYIHKRIERLYPEGEIRSFYFILLEHYAHLSRSEVLANPQQQLLTVAESQIIAAIEELTTERPIQYIIGATEFYGSSFEVDENVLIPRQETEELVDWIITEVGERSGREGKPIRIVDIGCGSGCIAISLAKHLKNSVVTALDISENALAITRRNAERNGVSLQTLQADVLTLEALPDTYDIIVSNPPYVRESEKKEIQRNVLDFEPHLALFVSDENPLVFYEKITQLASQSLLRGGLLFFEINQYLPSEMRTLIEGFFGFQMTLRNDLLDNARMVKVAFEGFSL